Proteins encoded by one window of Culicoides brevitarsis isolate CSIRO-B50_1 chromosome 2, AGI_CSIRO_Cbre_v1, whole genome shotgun sequence:
- the LOC134832926 gene encoding E3 ubiquitin-protein ligase Nedd-4 isoform X8, whose amino-acid sequence MIHHSNSSSHVSSNSSMPNVPPRRRANSVQPNHRPAIEFVPRRSLIAPNDEGVSQLRIRVIAGHELAKKDIFGASDPYVRIDLNTIYGDINIDSVHTKTKKKTLNPKWEEEFVFRVKPNEHKLVFQVFDENRFTRDDFLGMVELTLAQLPKEQEGRVIQNKTYQLRPRRSVGVRSKVRGMLEIYHAYIRDLDAAPEPDWEIVDTNETNSLYSANSSSQDPLPFGWEERQDANGRTYYVNHVARSTQWERPTVTSNSTSVEQTQQQNNDEAAAFQRRFHISVDDADSRSLNNSNQDDVDSTSETQSSANNNQGRSISSQSRTSSIDENNSANASPAPAARNQLSGEGLPSGWSMQLAPNGRIFFIDHVNKKTSWVDPRTGRASPMPNTTSAAPVERKSEDELGPLPEGWEERIHSDGRIFFIDHNTRTTQWDDPRLSNPNIAGQAVPYSRDYKQKYEYLKSQLRKPTNVPNKFEIKVRRASILEDSYRIIMGVSKVDLLKTKLWIEFEGEAGLDYGGLAREWFFLLSKEMFNPYYGLFEYSAMDNYTLQINPFSGLCNEEHLNYFKFIGRVAGMAVYHGKLLDAFFIRPFYKMMLQKPIDLKDMESVDMEYYNSLQWIKENDPSELGLTFCVDEETFGHTSQRDLKPNGGSIEVNDENKDEYIRLVIQWRFVSRVQEQMQSFLEGFGSIVPLHLLKIFDENELELLMCGIQNIDVKDWKRNTLYKGDYYANHVIIQWFWRAVLSFSNEMRARLLQFVTGTSRVPMNGFKELYGSNGPQMFTIEKWGIPDNYPRAHTCFNRLDLPPYDSYLQLKDKLIKAIEGSQGFAGVD is encoded by the exons aaCGACGAGGGTGTCAGTCAACTGCGCATTCGAGTAATTGCTGGACATGAACTCGctaaaaaagacatttttggtGCAAG tgatccCTATGTCCGAATCGACTTGAACACCATTTACGGCGACATCAATATCGACTCGGTGCAcacaaaaacgaagaaaaagacCCTCAACCCGAAATGGGAGGAGGAATTTGTGTTTCGCGTCAAGCCAAACGAGCACAAACTCGTGTTCCAGGTATTCGATGAGAATCGCTTTACGCGCGACGACTTCTTGGGCATGGTTGAGTTGACGCTCGCTCAGCTACCCAAAGAGCAGGAAGGACGTGTTATTCAGAACAAGACGTATCAGTTGAGACCGCGCAGGTCAGTTGG TGTTCGTTCCAAAGTGCGCGGAATGCTGGAGATTTATCATGCCTACATCCGCGATTTGGATGCCGCCCCTGAGCCAGACTGGGAAATTGTCGATACAAACGAAACCAAT aGCCTATACAGTGCCAATTCGTCGAGTCAGGATCCGCTGCCCTTCGGATGGGAAGAGCGACAAGACGCCAACGGGAGAACGTACTACGTGAATCATGTTGCGCGCTCGACACAATGGGAACGACCGACGGTTAC CAGCAATTCAACGAGCGTAGAACagacacaacaacaaaacaacgaCGAAGCAGCTGCATTCCAAAGGCGCTTTCATATTAGTGTGGATGATGCTGACTCTAgaagtttaaataattcaaatcag GACGACGTTGACAGCACATCCGAGACACAGTCGAGCGCCAACAACAATCAAGGTCGATCCATTTCCTCCCAATCTCGCACGAGTTCCATCGATGAGAACAATTCGGCGAATGCTTCGCCCGCGCCAGCTGCAAGAAATCAACTTTCGGGCGAGGGACTTCCGTCGGGGTGGTCGATGCAACTTGCGCCCAATGGCAGAATCTTTTTCATCGATCACGTGAACAAGAAAACGTCGTGGGTCGATCCGCGTACGGGAAGAGCAAGTCCCATGCCAAATACAACGAGCGCCGCGCCAGTTGAACGGAAATCCGAAGACGAATTGGGACCGTTGCCCGAGGGATGGGAAGAGAGAATTCATTCGGATGGCagaattttcttcattgaTCACA ATACTCGAACAACGCAATGGGACGATCCCCGATTGTCAAATCCCAACATTGCGGGACAAGCTGTACCTTATTCGAGAgactacaaacaaaaatacgaGTATCTCAAGAGTCAATTACGGAAACCG acAAACGTGCCTAACAAATTCGAGATCAAAGTACGTCGGGCCTCCATTCTCGAGGACTCGTATCGCATCATCATGGGTGTCAGCAAGGTAGATTTGCTCAAAACGAAGCTCTGGATCGAATTCGAGGGCGAAGCAGGTCTCGATTACGGCGGCTTGGCACGCGAATGGTTCTTCCTGCTGTCCAAAGAGATGTTCAATCCGTACTACGGGCTCTTCGAGTATTCCGCGATGGATAATTACACGCTTCAAATCAATCCGTTCAGCGGTTTGTGCAACGAAGAGCACTTGAATTACTTCAAATTCATTGGACGCGTCGCCGGAATGGCAGTTTATCACGGAAAACTCTTGGATGCGTTCTTCATTCGTCCCTTTTACAAGATGATGTTGCAAAAACCGATCGATTTGAAGGACATGGAGTCGGTCGACATGGAATATTACAATTCGTTGCAGTGGATCAAAGAAAACGATCCAAGCGAATTGGGTTTGACGTTCTGCGTCGACGAAGAAACGTTCGGACACACAAGTCAACGCGACTTGAAACCCAATGGAGGTAGTATTGAAGTGAATGACGAGAACAAAGACGAGTATATTCGTCTCGTGATCCAATGGCGCTTCGTTTCGCGTGTTCAGGAGCAGATGCAGTCGTTCTTGGAGGGCTTTGGATCGATTGTGCCGTtgcatttattgaaaattttcgacgaAAACGAGTTGGAACTCCTCATGTGCGGCATCCAGAACATCGACGTGAAGGATTGGAAACGAAACACGCTCTACAAAGGCGATTATTACGCAAATCATGTGATAATTCAGTGGTTCTGGCGTGCGGTATTGTCTTTTAGCAACGAAATGCGCGCCAGATTACTGCAATTTGTGACGGGAACATCTCGTGTACCGATGAATGGGTTCAAGGAATTGTACGGAAGTAACGGGCCGCAAATGTTTACGATCGAAAAATGGGGAATTCCCGATAATTATCCTCGAGCTCATACATG cttcAACCGATTGGATCTCCCCCCATACGACAGTTACTTACAACTCAAGGACAAATTGATCAAAGCCATCGAAGGAAGTCAAGGATTTGCTGGCGTTGACTAA
- the LOC134832926 gene encoding E3 ubiquitin-protein ligase Nedd-4 isoform X2 has protein sequence MIHHSNSSSHVSSNSSMPNVPPRRRANSVQPNHRPAIEFVPRRSLIAPNDEGVSQLRIRVIAGHELAKKDIFGASDPYVRIDLNTIYGDINIDSVHTKTKKKTLNPKWEEEFVFRVKPNEHKLVFQVFDENRFTRDDFLGMVELTLAQLPKEQEGRVIQNKTYQLRPRRSVGVRSKVRGMLEIYHAYIRDLDAAPEPDWEIVDTNETNSLYSANSSSQDPLPFGWEERQDANGRTYYVNHVARSTQWERPTVTNSTSVEQTQQQNNDEAAAFQRRFHISVDDADSRSLNNSNQEDSPPHISVVDTDDGDVISDTVAPPETIIENLAEAIDDESDAESRLETPPLPDNSLERSSNELVVDIRVTGPSESHDDDVDVEVELTSLFADDEDREEEDTSTSQNPPSDSLVEESAATSPLPSNIPPRRPAPSIPAGLGGIKRAAPLPPTSSSANEATSSSNNTEANINGRENSEDDVDSTSETQSSANNNQGRSISSQSRTSSIDENNSANASPAPAARNQLSGEGLPSGWSMQLAPNGRIFFIDHVNKKTSWVDPRTGRASPMPNTTSAAPVERKSEDELGPLPEGWEERIHSDGRIFFIDHNTRTTQWDDPRLSNPNIAGQAVPYSRDYKQKYEYLKSQLRKPTNVPNKFEIKVRRASILEDSYRIIMGVSKVDLLKTKLWIEFEGEAGLDYGGLAREWFFLLSKEMFNPYYGLFEYSAMDNYTLQINPFSGLCNEEHLNYFKFIGRVAGMAVYHGKLLDAFFIRPFYKMMLQKPIDLKDMESVDMEYYNSLQWIKENDPSELGLTFCVDEETFGHTSQRDLKPNGGSIEVNDENKDEYIRLVIQWRFVSRVQEQMQSFLEGFGSIVPLHLLKIFDENELELLMCGIQNIDVKDWKRNTLYKGDYYANHVIIQWFWRAVLSFSNEMRARLLQFVTGTSRVPMNGFKELYGSNGPQMFTIEKWGIPDNYPRAHTCFNRLDLPPYDSYLQLKDKLIKAIEGSQGFAGVD, from the exons aaCGACGAGGGTGTCAGTCAACTGCGCATTCGAGTAATTGCTGGACATGAACTCGctaaaaaagacatttttggtGCAAG tgatccCTATGTCCGAATCGACTTGAACACCATTTACGGCGACATCAATATCGACTCGGTGCAcacaaaaacgaagaaaaagacCCTCAACCCGAAATGGGAGGAGGAATTTGTGTTTCGCGTCAAGCCAAACGAGCACAAACTCGTGTTCCAGGTATTCGATGAGAATCGCTTTACGCGCGACGACTTCTTGGGCATGGTTGAGTTGACGCTCGCTCAGCTACCCAAAGAGCAGGAAGGACGTGTTATTCAGAACAAGACGTATCAGTTGAGACCGCGCAGGTCAGTTGG TGTTCGTTCCAAAGTGCGCGGAATGCTGGAGATTTATCATGCCTACATCCGCGATTTGGATGCCGCCCCTGAGCCAGACTGGGAAATTGTCGATACAAACGAAACCAAT aGCCTATACAGTGCCAATTCGTCGAGTCAGGATCCGCTGCCCTTCGGATGGGAAGAGCGACAAGACGCCAACGGGAGAACGTACTACGTGAATCATGTTGCGCGCTCGACACAATGGGAACGACCGACGGTTAC CAATTCAACGAGCGTAGAACagacacaacaacaaaacaacgaCGAAGCAGCTGCATTCCAAAGGCGCTTTCATATTAGTGTGGATGATGCTGACTCTAgaagtttaaataattcaaatcag GAGGATTCGCCGCCTCACATTTCCGTCGTCGATACCGATGACGGCGATGTCATTTCCGACACTGTTGCGCCTCCCGAAAccattatcgaaaatttggcGGAAGCCATTGACGACGAATCCGATGCCGAAAGTCGTTTAGAGACGCCGCCATTGCCCGACAATAGCTTAGAACGTAGTAGTAACGAATTAGTTGTTGACATTAGAGTTACGGGACCGAGTGAGAGTcatgacgacgacgtcgatgTCGAAGTCGAGCTAACGTCCCTTTTTGCCGACGACGAAGACCGAGAAGAG gAAGACACAAGTACCTCACAAAATCCGCCGAGCGATTCGTTAGTCGAAGAATCCGCGGCGACGTCACCTTTACCTTCAAATATTCCTCCTAGACGACCTGCTCCAAGTATTCCCGCTGGCTTGGGCGGCATTAAACGTGCTGCGCCTCTGCCTCCGACGTCTTCTAG CGCTAATGAAGCGACTTCTTCTAGTAATAATACCGAGGCTAATATTAACGGGCGAGAAAATTCGGag GACGACGTTGACAGCACATCCGAGACACAGTCGAGCGCCAACAACAATCAAGGTCGATCCATTTCCTCCCAATCTCGCACGAGTTCCATCGATGAGAACAATTCGGCGAATGCTTCGCCCGCGCCAGCTGCAAGAAATCAACTTTCGGGCGAGGGACTTCCGTCGGGGTGGTCGATGCAACTTGCGCCCAATGGCAGAATCTTTTTCATCGATCACGTGAACAAGAAAACGTCGTGGGTCGATCCGCGTACGGGAAGAGCAAGTCCCATGCCAAATACAACGAGCGCCGCGCCAGTTGAACGGAAATCCGAAGACGAATTGGGACCGTTGCCCGAGGGATGGGAAGAGAGAATTCATTCGGATGGCagaattttcttcattgaTCACA ATACTCGAACAACGCAATGGGACGATCCCCGATTGTCAAATCCCAACATTGCGGGACAAGCTGTACCTTATTCGAGAgactacaaacaaaaatacgaGTATCTCAAGAGTCAATTACGGAAACCG acAAACGTGCCTAACAAATTCGAGATCAAAGTACGTCGGGCCTCCATTCTCGAGGACTCGTATCGCATCATCATGGGTGTCAGCAAGGTAGATTTGCTCAAAACGAAGCTCTGGATCGAATTCGAGGGCGAAGCAGGTCTCGATTACGGCGGCTTGGCACGCGAATGGTTCTTCCTGCTGTCCAAAGAGATGTTCAATCCGTACTACGGGCTCTTCGAGTATTCCGCGATGGATAATTACACGCTTCAAATCAATCCGTTCAGCGGTTTGTGCAACGAAGAGCACTTGAATTACTTCAAATTCATTGGACGCGTCGCCGGAATGGCAGTTTATCACGGAAAACTCTTGGATGCGTTCTTCATTCGTCCCTTTTACAAGATGATGTTGCAAAAACCGATCGATTTGAAGGACATGGAGTCGGTCGACATGGAATATTACAATTCGTTGCAGTGGATCAAAGAAAACGATCCAAGCGAATTGGGTTTGACGTTCTGCGTCGACGAAGAAACGTTCGGACACACAAGTCAACGCGACTTGAAACCCAATGGAGGTAGTATTGAAGTGAATGACGAGAACAAAGACGAGTATATTCGTCTCGTGATCCAATGGCGCTTCGTTTCGCGTGTTCAGGAGCAGATGCAGTCGTTCTTGGAGGGCTTTGGATCGATTGTGCCGTtgcatttattgaaaattttcgacgaAAACGAGTTGGAACTCCTCATGTGCGGCATCCAGAACATCGACGTGAAGGATTGGAAACGAAACACGCTCTACAAAGGCGATTATTACGCAAATCATGTGATAATTCAGTGGTTCTGGCGTGCGGTATTGTCTTTTAGCAACGAAATGCGCGCCAGATTACTGCAATTTGTGACGGGAACATCTCGTGTACCGATGAATGGGTTCAAGGAATTGTACGGAAGTAACGGGCCGCAAATGTTTACGATCGAAAAATGGGGAATTCCCGATAATTATCCTCGAGCTCATACATG cttcAACCGATTGGATCTCCCCCCATACGACAGTTACTTACAACTCAAGGACAAATTGATCAAAGCCATCGAAGGAAGTCAAGGATTTGCTGGCGTTGACTAA